One genomic segment of Occultella kanbiaonis includes these proteins:
- a CDS encoding DNA gyrase/topoisomerase IV subunit A, whose amino-acid sequence MARRTTGTTPGSDPTNIIDIDVSAEMQGSFLEYAYSVIYARALPDARDGLKPVQRRILYQMADMGLRPDRGHVKSARVVGEVMGKLHPHGDTAIYDALVRMAQPFSLRLPLVDGHGNFGSLDDGPAAPRYTEARLATAAMVMTAGLDENVVDFVPNYDNQLTQPDVLPSALPNLLVNGASGIAVGMATNMPPHNLVEVIAAARHLIAHPDADLEALMRFVPGPDLPGGGKIVGLEGIRDAYASGRGSFRTRASARIENLTPRRKGIVFTELPYLVGPERVIEKIKDAVQSKKLQGISAVTDLTDRANGLRLVVEVKNGFNADAVLAHLYKLTPLEESFGINNVALVGGQPRTLGLRELLTVYVQHRYDVVRRRTEFRLGKRIDRLHLVEGLLIAIADIDEVIAVIRSSDDAEAARSRLIAVFDLSEPQAEYILELRLRRLTKFSRIELEAERAELAREIEELRAILADEDLLRQVVSDELAQVAAEHGTPRRTVLLESSGTTATAAADGAPRSGRSAAAMPDLEVADAPCRVLLSATGLLARTADDAPPRRDGHRAAHDALRAEVAATARGEIGAVTNTGRMLRLSVIEVPSLPPTDGPPSLSGGVPASEVLLLEKGERVVGLAPLDDAAPPLTLGTRDGVVKRVTADRPGNRDAWEVISLKESDEVVGAVNAADDHELVFVTAEAQLLHFGAGAVRPQGRSGQGMAGIKLAAGDTVVFFGALAADAAAAAQVVTLAGSSGALPGTVPGTAKVTPFALYPGKGRATGGVRAHRFLRGEDTLYLASVAPAPVRAVGSGGQSVDLPAPVDRRDGSGTALAAPVAGLG is encoded by the coding sequence ATGGCACGACGCACCACCGGCACCACCCCCGGCTCCGATCCCACGAACATCATCGACATCGACGTCTCCGCGGAGATGCAGGGATCGTTCCTCGAGTACGCGTACTCCGTCATCTACGCGCGGGCGCTGCCCGACGCCCGGGACGGGCTCAAGCCCGTGCAACGCCGGATCCTCTACCAGATGGCCGACATGGGGCTGCGGCCCGACCGCGGGCACGTGAAGTCGGCACGAGTGGTCGGCGAGGTGATGGGCAAGCTGCACCCGCACGGGGACACGGCCATCTACGACGCCCTGGTCCGGATGGCCCAGCCGTTCTCGCTGCGGCTGCCGCTCGTGGACGGCCACGGCAACTTCGGCTCTCTCGACGACGGTCCCGCGGCGCCCCGGTACACCGAGGCCCGGCTCGCCACGGCCGCGATGGTGATGACCGCGGGCCTGGACGAGAACGTCGTCGACTTCGTCCCGAACTACGACAATCAGCTCACGCAGCCGGACGTGCTCCCCTCGGCGCTGCCGAACCTGCTCGTCAACGGCGCCAGCGGGATCGCCGTCGGCATGGCCACGAACATGCCGCCGCACAACCTGGTCGAGGTGATCGCCGCGGCCCGGCACCTGATCGCGCACCCGGACGCGGACCTCGAGGCCCTGATGCGGTTCGTGCCTGGCCCGGACCTGCCCGGCGGTGGGAAGATCGTCGGCCTCGAGGGCATCCGGGACGCCTATGCGAGCGGCCGCGGCTCGTTCCGCACCCGCGCGAGCGCCCGGATCGAGAACCTCACCCCGCGGCGCAAGGGCATCGTGTTCACCGAGCTCCCCTACCTGGTGGGACCGGAGCGGGTCATCGAGAAGATCAAGGACGCCGTCCAGTCCAAGAAGCTGCAGGGGATCTCGGCGGTCACCGACCTCACCGACCGCGCTAACGGGCTTCGGCTCGTGGTCGAGGTGAAGAACGGGTTCAACGCGGATGCGGTCCTCGCGCACCTGTACAAGCTGACCCCGCTCGAGGAGTCCTTCGGGATCAACAACGTGGCCCTCGTCGGCGGGCAACCGCGGACCCTCGGTCTGCGCGAGCTGCTCACCGTGTACGTGCAGCACCGCTACGACGTGGTCCGCCGCCGGACCGAGTTCCGGCTCGGCAAGCGCATCGACCGGTTGCACCTGGTGGAAGGGCTGCTGATCGCGATCGCGGACATCGACGAGGTGATCGCCGTGATCCGCAGCAGCGACGACGCCGAGGCCGCCCGGTCCCGCCTGATCGCGGTGTTCGACCTGTCCGAGCCCCAGGCCGAGTACATCCTTGAGCTGCGGCTGCGCCGGCTGACGAAGTTCTCCCGGATCGAGCTGGAGGCCGAGCGCGCCGAGCTGGCCCGGGAGATCGAGGAGCTGCGCGCGATCCTCGCCGACGAGGACCTGCTGCGGCAGGTGGTCTCCGACGAGCTGGCCCAGGTGGCCGCCGAGCACGGGACGCCACGACGCACGGTGCTGCTGGAGTCCAGCGGCACCACCGCCACCGCCGCGGCCGACGGCGCCCCCCGGTCCGGGCGGTCCGCGGCGGCCATGCCGGACCTCGAGGTCGCGGACGCGCCGTGCCGGGTGCTGCTGTCCGCGACCGGCCTGCTCGCGCGCACCGCGGACGACGCGCCGCCCCGGCGGGACGGGCATCGCGCGGCTCATGACGCCCTCCGGGCCGAGGTCGCCGCGACGGCCCGGGGTGAGATCGGAGCCGTCACGAACACCGGCCGGATGCTGAGGCTCTCCGTCATCGAGGTGCCGTCGCTGCCGCCGACGGACGGGCCGCCGAGCCTGTCCGGCGGGGTGCCGGCCAGCGAGGTGCTGCTGCTCGAGAAGGGCGAGCGGGTCGTCGGCCTGGCGCCACTGGACGATGCCGCGCCGCCGCTGACCCTCGGAACCCGGGACGGGGTCGTCAAGCGGGTCACCGCCGACCGCCCGGGCAACCGCGACGCGTGGGAGGTCATCTCCCTCAAGGAGAGCGACGAGGTCGTCGGTGCCGTGAACGCCGCCGACGACCACGAGCTCGTGTTCGTCACCGCCGAGGCCCAGCTGCTGCACTTCGGGGCTGGCGCGGTCCGCCCGCAGGGCCGCAGCGGCCAGGGCATGGCCGGGATCAAGCTGGCCGCCGGGGACACAGTGGTGTTCTTCGGGGCGCTCGCGGCCGACGCGGCCGCGGCCGCCCAGGTGGTCACCCTGGCCGGGTCCTCCGGCGCACTGCCCGGCACGGTGCCGGGCACCGCGAAGGTGACCCCGTTCGCGCTCTACCCGGGCAAGGGCCGCGCCACCGGAGGGGTCCGCGCGCACCGGTTCCTGCGTGGCGAGGACACCCTGTACCTGGCGTCCGTGGCCCCTGCCCCGGTCCGGGCCGTCGGTTCCGGCGGGCAGAGCGTCGACCTGCCGGCGCCCGTGGACCGCCGGGACGGCTCCGGCACCGCCCTCGCTGCTCCCGTGGCCGGCCTGGGCTGA